A stretch of the Solanum dulcamara chromosome 6, daSolDulc1.2, whole genome shotgun sequence genome encodes the following:
- the LOC129892273 gene encoding auxin response factor 6-like isoform X1, translated as MRVSSSGFNPQPEEAAGEKKCLNSELWHACAGPLVSLPPVGSRVVYFPQGHSEQVAASTNKEVDAHIPNYPGLPPQLICQLHNLTMHADVETDEVYAQMTLQPLSPQEQKDVCLLPAELGIPSKQPTNYFCKTLTASDTSTHGGFSVPRRAAEKVFPPLDYSQQPPCQELIAKDLHGNEWKFRHIFRGQPKRHLLTTGWSVFVSAKRLVAGDAVIFIWNENNQLLLGIRRANRPQTVMPSSVLSSDSMHIGLLAAAAHAAATNSRFTIFYNPRASPSEFVIPLAKYAKAVYHTRISVGMRFRMLFETEESSVRRYMGTITGISDLDPVRWPNSHWRSVKVGWDESTAGERQPRVSLWEIEPLTTFPMYPSPFSLRLKRPWPSGLPSLPGFPNGDMTMNSQLSWLRGDMGDQGMQSLNFQGFGVTPFMQPRMDASMLGLQPDILQTMAALDPSKLANQSLMQFQHSIPNSSASLSQSQMLQPSHSQQNLIQGFSENHLISQAQMLQQQLQRRQNYNDQQHLLQPQLQQHQEVNSQFQHQQQTKAISSLSQMASATQPQLSHLQVLSSTGSQQIFSDILGNHVNASSNSNMQSLLSSFSRDGASSVLNMHETHPLVSSSSSSKRIALESQPPSRVTPFVVSQPEDVIAHNTKVSDLSSLLPPFPGRESFSDYRGVEDSQSNALYGFTDSLNILQTGMSNMKGSSGDNGSLSIPYATSTFTSTVGNEYPLNSDMTTSSCVDESGFLQSSENGDQGNPNNRTFVKVHKSGSFGRSLDISKFSSYHELRSELARMFGLEGLLEDPERSGWQLVIVDRENDVLLLGDDPWQEFVNNVWHIKILSPHEVHQMGKEGLDLPNGVQAQMLPGNVNVCDDYMNQKGSRNTMNRIPLGSLDYYDH; from the exons ATGAGGGTATCTTCATCTGGGTTCAATCCTCAGCCAGAGGAAg CAGCAGGGGAGAAGAAATGCTTGAATTCAGAGCTGTGGCACGCGTGTGCAGGACCACTAGTTTCACTTCCACCTGTAGGAAGCAGAGTGGTGTATTTTCCTCAAGGGCATAGTGAGCAG GTTGCTGCCTCGACCAACAAGGAAGTAGATGCTCATATCCCTAATTATCCTGGTTTACCGCCTCAATTAATTTGTCAGCTTCACAACCTGACAATGCAT GCAGATGTTGAGACTGATGAAGTATATGCTCAAATGACATTGCAGCCACTAAGTCCA CAAGAGCAGAAGGATGTGTGCCTGCTACCAGCAGAACTTGGCATCCCGAGTAAACAACCAACTAACTATTTCTGCAAAACTTTGACGGCAAGTGATACCAGTACTCATGGTGGATTCTCTGTCCCTCGCCGAGCGGCAGAAAAAGTTTTCCCCCCTCTT GATTACTCTCAGCAGCCACCCTGTCAAGAATTGATTGCAAAAGATCTCCATGGGAATGAATGGAAATTCCGGCATATTTTTCGCG GACAACCAAAGAGGCATCTATTGACAACAGGATGGAGTGTGTTTGTGAGTGCAAAGAGACTTGTTGCAGGCGATGCAGTTATCTTTATCTG GAACGAAAACAATCAGTTGCTTTTGGGGATTCGACGTGCTAATCGTCCTCAAACTGTCATGCCTTCTTCAGTGTTGTCAAGTGATAGCATGCACATTGGTCTCCTAGCTGCAGCGGCTCATGCAGCTGCAACTAATAGCCGCTTTACAATATTTTATAATCCAAG GGCTAGCCCATCAGAGTTTGTCATACCTCTTGCCAAGTATGCTAAAGCAGTGTATCATACTCGAATTTCTGTTGGTATGAGGTTCCGGATGCTGTTTGAAACAGAAGAATCGAGTGTCCGTAG GTACATGGGTACAATTACTGGCATCAGTGATTTAGATCCTGTTCGTTGGCCAAATTCACACTGGCGGTCCGTGAAG GTCGGATGGGATGAATCAACTGCAGGAGAGAGGCAGCCCAGAGTTTCTCTGTGGGAAATTGAACCTCTGACAACTTTCCCTATGTATCCTTCTCCTTTCTCCCTTAGGCTAAAGCGACCTTGGCCATCTGGACTACCTTCTCTCCctg GTTTCCCTAATGGTGATATGACTATGAATTCTCAACTCTCATGGCTGCGTGGTGACATGGGTGATCAGGGGATGCAGTCGCTTAATTTCCAGGGATTTGGGGTTACTCCATTTATGCAACCAAGAATGGATGCTTCTATGTTAGGTTTGCAACCTGACATTCTGCAAACAATGGCAGCACTAGATCCATCGAAACTTGCAAATCAATCCCTTATGCAGTTCCAACATAGTATTCCTAACAGTTCAGCGTCTTTGAGTCAGAGTCAGATGTTGCAGCCTTCTCATTCACAGCAAAATCTGATCCAAGGCTTCTCAGAAAACCACTTAATATCTCAGGCGCAGATGCTTCAGCAACAATTGCAGCGGCGTCAAAATTATAATGATCAACAGCACTTGCTGCAGCCACAGCTTCAGCAGCATCAAGAAGTGAACTCGCAGTTTCAACATCAACAGCAAACCAAGGCGATCTCCAGTCTCTCTCAGATGGCTTCGGCTACGCAGCCCCAGCTTTCTCATTTGCAAGTCTTAAGTTCGACTGGTTCCCAACAAATCTTTTCTGATATACTGGGTAACCATGTCAATGCATCTAGTAATTCTAATATGCAAAGTCTGTTGAGTTCATTTTCCCGTGATGGAGCATCTTCTGTCCTGAACATGCATGAAACTCACCCTCTAGTGTCTTCGTCCTCATCATCAAAGCGAATTGCCCTAGAATCTCAGCCCCCTTCTCGGGTTActccatttgttgtgtctcagCCTGAGGATGTGATAGCGCACAATACTAAGGTCTCAGATCTTTCCTCTTTGCTGCCACCTTTTCCTGGCAGGGAATCTTTTTCTGATTATAGAGGAGTAGAAGATAGCCAAAGCAACGCACTCTATGGATTTACCGACTCTTTGAACATACTGCAGACCGGTATGTCCAACATGAAGGGTAGTAGTGGTGATAATGGATCTTTATCTATTCCTTATGCTACCTCTACCTTCACAAGTACAGTGGGCAATGAGTATCCCCTTAACTCAGACATGACAACGTCAAGTTGTGTAGATGAATCAGGTTTCTTGCAGTCCTCAGAAAATGGGGACCAAGGAAACCCAAATAATAGAACCTTTGTGAAG GTTCACAAATCAGGGTCCTTTGGACGGTCACTCGATATCTCCAAATTTAGCAGCTATCACGAACTTCGAAGTGAGCTTGCTCGCATGTTTGGGCTAGAAGGCTTGTTGGAGGACCCTGAGAGATCAGGCTGGCAGCTTGTAATTGTTGACCGAGAGAATGATGTCCTCCTCCTCGGTGACGATCCTTGGCA GGAGTTTGTGAACAATGTTTGGCATATCAAGATACTTTCTCCACATGAGGTGCACCAGATGGGGAAAGAGGGCCTTGATCTTCCAAATGGCGTCCAAGCGCAGATGCTTCCTGGCAATGTCAATGTATGTGATGACTATATGAATCAGAAGGGCTCCCGAAATACTATGAACAGGATACCGTTGGGGTCACTTGACTACTATGACCATTAG
- the LOC129892273 gene encoding auxin response factor 6-like isoform X2 translates to MRVSSSGFNPQPEEAGEKKCLNSELWHACAGPLVSLPPVGSRVVYFPQGHSEQVAASTNKEVDAHIPNYPGLPPQLICQLHNLTMHADVETDEVYAQMTLQPLSPQEQKDVCLLPAELGIPSKQPTNYFCKTLTASDTSTHGGFSVPRRAAEKVFPPLDYSQQPPCQELIAKDLHGNEWKFRHIFRGQPKRHLLTTGWSVFVSAKRLVAGDAVIFIWNENNQLLLGIRRANRPQTVMPSSVLSSDSMHIGLLAAAAHAAATNSRFTIFYNPRASPSEFVIPLAKYAKAVYHTRISVGMRFRMLFETEESSVRRYMGTITGISDLDPVRWPNSHWRSVKVGWDESTAGERQPRVSLWEIEPLTTFPMYPSPFSLRLKRPWPSGLPSLPGFPNGDMTMNSQLSWLRGDMGDQGMQSLNFQGFGVTPFMQPRMDASMLGLQPDILQTMAALDPSKLANQSLMQFQHSIPNSSASLSQSQMLQPSHSQQNLIQGFSENHLISQAQMLQQQLQRRQNYNDQQHLLQPQLQQHQEVNSQFQHQQQTKAISSLSQMASATQPQLSHLQVLSSTGSQQIFSDILGNHVNASSNSNMQSLLSSFSRDGASSVLNMHETHPLVSSSSSSKRIALESQPPSRVTPFVVSQPEDVIAHNTKVSDLSSLLPPFPGRESFSDYRGVEDSQSNALYGFTDSLNILQTGMSNMKGSSGDNGSLSIPYATSTFTSTVGNEYPLNSDMTTSSCVDESGFLQSSENGDQGNPNNRTFVKVHKSGSFGRSLDISKFSSYHELRSELARMFGLEGLLEDPERSGWQLVIVDRENDVLLLGDDPWQEFVNNVWHIKILSPHEVHQMGKEGLDLPNGVQAQMLPGNVNVCDDYMNQKGSRNTMNRIPLGSLDYYDH, encoded by the exons ATGAGGGTATCTTCATCTGGGTTCAATCCTCAGCCAGAGGAAg CAGGGGAGAAGAAATGCTTGAATTCAGAGCTGTGGCACGCGTGTGCAGGACCACTAGTTTCACTTCCACCTGTAGGAAGCAGAGTGGTGTATTTTCCTCAAGGGCATAGTGAGCAG GTTGCTGCCTCGACCAACAAGGAAGTAGATGCTCATATCCCTAATTATCCTGGTTTACCGCCTCAATTAATTTGTCAGCTTCACAACCTGACAATGCAT GCAGATGTTGAGACTGATGAAGTATATGCTCAAATGACATTGCAGCCACTAAGTCCA CAAGAGCAGAAGGATGTGTGCCTGCTACCAGCAGAACTTGGCATCCCGAGTAAACAACCAACTAACTATTTCTGCAAAACTTTGACGGCAAGTGATACCAGTACTCATGGTGGATTCTCTGTCCCTCGCCGAGCGGCAGAAAAAGTTTTCCCCCCTCTT GATTACTCTCAGCAGCCACCCTGTCAAGAATTGATTGCAAAAGATCTCCATGGGAATGAATGGAAATTCCGGCATATTTTTCGCG GACAACCAAAGAGGCATCTATTGACAACAGGATGGAGTGTGTTTGTGAGTGCAAAGAGACTTGTTGCAGGCGATGCAGTTATCTTTATCTG GAACGAAAACAATCAGTTGCTTTTGGGGATTCGACGTGCTAATCGTCCTCAAACTGTCATGCCTTCTTCAGTGTTGTCAAGTGATAGCATGCACATTGGTCTCCTAGCTGCAGCGGCTCATGCAGCTGCAACTAATAGCCGCTTTACAATATTTTATAATCCAAG GGCTAGCCCATCAGAGTTTGTCATACCTCTTGCCAAGTATGCTAAAGCAGTGTATCATACTCGAATTTCTGTTGGTATGAGGTTCCGGATGCTGTTTGAAACAGAAGAATCGAGTGTCCGTAG GTACATGGGTACAATTACTGGCATCAGTGATTTAGATCCTGTTCGTTGGCCAAATTCACACTGGCGGTCCGTGAAG GTCGGATGGGATGAATCAACTGCAGGAGAGAGGCAGCCCAGAGTTTCTCTGTGGGAAATTGAACCTCTGACAACTTTCCCTATGTATCCTTCTCCTTTCTCCCTTAGGCTAAAGCGACCTTGGCCATCTGGACTACCTTCTCTCCctg GTTTCCCTAATGGTGATATGACTATGAATTCTCAACTCTCATGGCTGCGTGGTGACATGGGTGATCAGGGGATGCAGTCGCTTAATTTCCAGGGATTTGGGGTTACTCCATTTATGCAACCAAGAATGGATGCTTCTATGTTAGGTTTGCAACCTGACATTCTGCAAACAATGGCAGCACTAGATCCATCGAAACTTGCAAATCAATCCCTTATGCAGTTCCAACATAGTATTCCTAACAGTTCAGCGTCTTTGAGTCAGAGTCAGATGTTGCAGCCTTCTCATTCACAGCAAAATCTGATCCAAGGCTTCTCAGAAAACCACTTAATATCTCAGGCGCAGATGCTTCAGCAACAATTGCAGCGGCGTCAAAATTATAATGATCAACAGCACTTGCTGCAGCCACAGCTTCAGCAGCATCAAGAAGTGAACTCGCAGTTTCAACATCAACAGCAAACCAAGGCGATCTCCAGTCTCTCTCAGATGGCTTCGGCTACGCAGCCCCAGCTTTCTCATTTGCAAGTCTTAAGTTCGACTGGTTCCCAACAAATCTTTTCTGATATACTGGGTAACCATGTCAATGCATCTAGTAATTCTAATATGCAAAGTCTGTTGAGTTCATTTTCCCGTGATGGAGCATCTTCTGTCCTGAACATGCATGAAACTCACCCTCTAGTGTCTTCGTCCTCATCATCAAAGCGAATTGCCCTAGAATCTCAGCCCCCTTCTCGGGTTActccatttgttgtgtctcagCCTGAGGATGTGATAGCGCACAATACTAAGGTCTCAGATCTTTCCTCTTTGCTGCCACCTTTTCCTGGCAGGGAATCTTTTTCTGATTATAGAGGAGTAGAAGATAGCCAAAGCAACGCACTCTATGGATTTACCGACTCTTTGAACATACTGCAGACCGGTATGTCCAACATGAAGGGTAGTAGTGGTGATAATGGATCTTTATCTATTCCTTATGCTACCTCTACCTTCACAAGTACAGTGGGCAATGAGTATCCCCTTAACTCAGACATGACAACGTCAAGTTGTGTAGATGAATCAGGTTTCTTGCAGTCCTCAGAAAATGGGGACCAAGGAAACCCAAATAATAGAACCTTTGTGAAG GTTCACAAATCAGGGTCCTTTGGACGGTCACTCGATATCTCCAAATTTAGCAGCTATCACGAACTTCGAAGTGAGCTTGCTCGCATGTTTGGGCTAGAAGGCTTGTTGGAGGACCCTGAGAGATCAGGCTGGCAGCTTGTAATTGTTGACCGAGAGAATGATGTCCTCCTCCTCGGTGACGATCCTTGGCA GGAGTTTGTGAACAATGTTTGGCATATCAAGATACTTTCTCCACATGAGGTGCACCAGATGGGGAAAGAGGGCCTTGATCTTCCAAATGGCGTCCAAGCGCAGATGCTTCCTGGCAATGTCAATGTATGTGATGACTATATGAATCAGAAGGGCTCCCGAAATACTATGAACAGGATACCGTTGGGGTCACTTGACTACTATGACCATTAG